In the genome of Coleofasciculus sp. FACHB-1120, one region contains:
- a CDS encoding helix-turn-helix domain-containing protein: MTSPRPLGQRELELIRLYATCQLGMSPRAFEAKWNITRAQMAAICQCSLATVQRWFERGTNFSPPTRYHLRYLALADLFIEHFEEIPDRLKALLCPPFNSQE, encoded by the coding sequence ATGACCTCTCCTCGTCCCCTCGGACAACGAGAACTGGAGTTAATTCGTCTCTACGCCACCTGCCAGTTAGGGATGTCTCCCCGTGCCTTTGAAGCCAAGTGGAACATAACGCGAGCGCAAATGGCAGCAATCTGTCAATGCTCCCTTGCCACAGTCCAACGCTGGTTTGAGCGAGGAACAAACTTTTCACCACCCACTAGATACCACCTGCGCTACCTAGCACTCGCAGATTTGTTTATCGAGCATTTTGAAGAAATTCCCGACAGGTTGAAGGCTCTTTTATGCCCTCCCTTCAATAGTCAAGAGTGA
- a CDS encoding DUF262 domain-containing protein has product MPHLVTQERFRVVKTTPLLLPTSSTNKGMTSISTFDITKEPLLDLLRDIQQGKIQLVDFQRSWCWDEERIERVIASVSLGFPVGAVMLLQQGNSDVKFKPRLVEGTTLDQPPTPTALILDGQQRLTSLFMSLLSNQPVWIDQGKRYPPLQRWYYIDILKALDYPHTDRRDAIFGLTANRMLHRLGEAALNCSTPEKEFESGLFPVSQVFNFSQWRSQYCQYWNYDRQKLALIEQFEATVIKKFEHYQMGLFVLKSELPKEAVCYIFEENNKRQSELTHFDLLTSAFAASEFDLRQDWTQREQRLATHRVLRLLKATDFLQAIALMVNYQRRTEALNQGSDTDRLPAVVCNYQDVLRLDLSQYQRWVEPITQGFEAVARFLHTQAIFDADDLPYPMQLVVMVPLFVILGETLKLDWVRQRIEQWFYCGAASGIYSRSRQSTAAKDLIEIPQWVNGGEVPATIQEAELFAARLQNLVSSQGAAYRAITALLRRDGALDFLSGEPITAVRYFQQRIENHHIFSREWCKQQKIPRWRYNSIVNKTPLTAKTNKFLGGKAPSAYLAKLEEQGMSRQRIDEILRSHLIEPMTLHNDDFDAFFEARTQALLSKMGRAMGKGLIGEPLLENGNGNGFHPKIFTDYQAGK; this is encoded by the coding sequence ATGCCTCACTTGGTCACACAAGAACGTTTTAGGGTAGTTAAAACTACTCCGTTGCTGCTGCCGACTTCTAGCACGAACAAGGGCATGACCTCCATTTCCACCTTCGATATCACCAAAGAACCCCTGCTCGACCTGCTACGGGACATCCAACAGGGCAAAATACAGCTCGTGGACTTTCAGCGTTCCTGGTGCTGGGACGAAGAGCGCATCGAACGAGTTATCGCCAGTGTCTCTTTAGGCTTCCCTGTCGGTGCTGTGATGCTACTCCAGCAAGGCAACTCAGACGTAAAGTTCAAACCCCGCCTCGTTGAGGGCACGACCCTCGACCAGCCGCCGACGCCTACCGCCTTGATTCTCGACGGACAGCAACGCCTTACCAGCCTGTTCATGTCTCTGCTATCCAACCAACCCGTTTGGATTGACCAGGGCAAACGCTATCCCCCTTTACAGCGCTGGTACTACATCGACATCCTCAAAGCCCTAGATTACCCCCATACTGACCGTCGCGATGCCATCTTTGGCTTAACCGCTAACAGAATGCTGCATCGGCTAGGAGAAGCGGCGCTTAATTGTTCTACTCCAGAAAAAGAATTTGAATCGGGCTTATTTCCCGTCTCCCAGGTATTTAACTTTTCCCAGTGGCGCTCTCAATACTGCCAATACTGGAATTACGACCGACAGAAGTTAGCTCTCATTGAACAGTTTGAAGCGACGGTCATCAAAAAATTCGAGCATTATCAGATGGGGTTGTTTGTCTTGAAAAGTGAACTGCCTAAAGAAGCTGTCTGTTACATTTTTGAGGAAAACAACAAGCGGCAGAGTGAACTTACCCACTTTGACTTATTAACCTCTGCCTTTGCTGCTAGTGAGTTTGACTTGCGGCAAGATTGGACGCAACGAGAACAGCGTTTGGCGACGCATCGAGTGTTGCGGCTGCTCAAGGCGACGGATTTCCTACAAGCGATCGCTTTGATGGTCAATTACCAACGGCGAACTGAAGCTCTCAACCAAGGTAGTGATACCGACCGACTGCCAGCGGTGGTGTGCAATTACCAGGATGTGTTGCGTCTGGATTTATCCCAGTATCAGCGTTGGGTGGAACCCATTACTCAGGGCTTTGAGGCCGTTGCTCGCTTTCTCCATACCCAGGCAATATTTGATGCCGATGACTTGCCCTACCCGATGCAATTAGTGGTGATGGTGCCGCTGTTTGTCATCTTGGGCGAAACCCTGAAGCTCGACTGGGTACGGCAACGCATCGAACAGTGGTTTTACTGCGGGGCAGCATCAGGAATTTACTCCCGTTCGCGGCAATCAACGGCGGCTAAGGATTTAATTGAAATTCCCCAATGGGTCAATGGTGGGGAAGTGCCTGCCACGATTCAGGAAGCTGAGCTGTTTGCGGCACGGTTGCAGAATTTGGTTAGTTCTCAAGGGGCGGCTTATAGAGCAATTACTGCCTTGCTTCGACGCGATGGAGCGTTGGATTTTTTGAGTGGCGAACCGATTACGGCAGTGCGTTACTTCCAACAACGGATTGAGAACCATCACATCTTTTCGAGGGAGTGGTGCAAGCAGCAGAAGATTCCCCGTTGGCGCTACAACAGCATCGTGAACAAGACTCCCCTAACGGCGAAGACGAATAAATTCTTAGGGGGGAAAGCACCATCAGCATATCTGGCGAAATTAGAAGAACAAGGGATGTCGCGGCAACGGATTGATGAGATTTTGCGATCGCACCTGATTGAGCCGATGACATTGCACAACGATGATTTTGATGCATTTTTTGAGGCAAGAACACAGGCACTGTTATCGAAAATGGGTCGAGCAATGGGTAAGGGTTTGATTGGGGAGCCTTTGCTGGAAAATGGCAACGGTAATGGATTTCATCCAAAGATATTTACCGATTATCAAGCTGGGAAGTGA